Part of the Acomys russatus chromosome 19, mAcoRus1.1, whole genome shotgun sequence genome, gctgtcttctcctgggcCCAGGAGGACATGCAGCAGATGGTTCGAGAACGGGTGCAGAGTCAACTGCAGCGAGAGTCCAGGGCTGCTCCGGGCCCACAAGGGAACGCAAGTGCTGGCAGGAGCTCCTGGATCCAGCTCTCACAGAGCCAGAGGGGACGATGGTGGTAAAAACGGATCCCACAACTCTAAGGGGACTGTCTTTAATCATTAAAGTGTTGGACCCCCTCTGTGCCCCTTAGCCCTCTCTGTGCCCACCTGAGCTTTTCTGTGGGGAAGCAAAGGAACAAGTTGCCTGCTCTTTTAAAGAAccactgcttttgtttgtttttttgtttttttctctttttggtttttcaagacatggtttctcttgtagtcctggctgtcctgggactcactctgtaaaccaggctgacctcgaactcacagagatcctcctgcctctgcctcccaagtgctggggattaaaggcatgcgccaccacacccggctaaagaGCTACTTCTTAAGCCAAGAAGCTGTTGACAGCATCCATGAAGTCTTGGGGTTTGTCGCTGTGGACCCAGTGGCCAGCATTAGACACGGTCTGGATCTGGGCTTGAGGAAAGAGCCGCCTAATCTCCGAGTGGTGGCTGGGTCTGGCCGCCATAGTGAAGCCAATCCAGATGGTgataagtgagagagagagagagagagagagagagagagagagagagagagagagagagagaacacaggtgaGAATTAGAGTTACATGAGCCTACATGCCCAGTGGCCTTTCCAGGCTCCCAGATACCCCATGGCCATACCCAAGACCGCCCCTGATCCACACAGGCTCCCACAGTTGGGAGCCAGTAAAACATGCCCCTCCCTGTGGTCCCACACTGGCTTACTGTACATATTTAGAATTTCCACCACACAGAAAGAGAGTAGGCCCCGGGTAGGATCCAAGCTGCTGTGGGAAGGTCAAAATCTTGTCCAAGTGCTGCGCTAAAATATCCAGGTTCACTCTCCAGGAGAAGCGTCCGTCTACCTCCACCAGGTTAGTGAGGAGGAACTGCCGAACACTCGGGTCCTGttgcagggaggaaggggggatcCGGCAGCCATGAAGGGCTCTCTGTGAGGCCCACGCACCATTTTTTCCTCTGACATGTCTTAGTCTACAACACCAcggtggggggggagagggggggcaAGGGGAGTGTGTTATCACCTTGACAACGGAGCTGAGCTGTTTATCCACCAGTTTTCGGGCCTGGGAATGGGGCACCTTCTCTGGGATATCAACGGCCTTCATGGCTGTTATGAAGTCTCCCAGGTAGGATCCAGGTGTGGTTCCTACTGGGCTAATGTCTACGACGACCAGTCGCTCCACAACATCTGGCTGTTGAGAATCAGAGCACAACAGGTCCCAAACAAACTCACTGTACCTCACTCCAGAGTAGATTCTGGAAGCTGACTGCCAAAGGTGGGGCTGGGTCTCACATTATTAGCTGGGCACTTAAGGTTCACAGTGCATTAAGAGGGGGCCCCGGGGGGAGTGCAGCTCACCTTCTGCAGTGCCAGGAGCATGGCTGTCTTTCCTCCCATGCTGTGGCCAATGAGGACGCAGGGCATCAGGCCCAGCTGTGGCAAGAGGCCCTGGAGGTCCTGACTCATGGCCTCATAGCTTGCGTCTGTACTGTGGGGGCTGCTGCCATGGTTCCGGGCATCCACTGTCAGCACCTGAGGAGTGGGGTGAAATAGGAGGAGTGGTGTTACTCTGATTCTGGAGAATAGAAAGTCTTGTAGAAGCTATGGGGGATTATGTGCGGGCCAAaggtcacatttaaaaaaaaaattttttttttgagacagggtgtccaTGTATATATAGTCCTGGGTGTTGTggaaccctctttgtagaccaggctggcctcaaactcacagcgatccgcctgcctctgcctcccaagtgctgggattaaaggtctgcgccaccatgcccagctcccagagGTCAGTCTTGAGTGTCTTCTTTAGTAGATATCCACTTATTCCttgattttattatgtgtgtgtgtgtgtgtgcaagtatgtgtgtggacacacatgccatggtgtacACATGGAGGTCAAATGACAATTTGAGGTGCCAAGGAGAGAGGACATACAGACCAAAAGAGGAGCCAAGTACCAAGAGAGCACATGGCCAAAATGGCTGGGTtatataggaaagagaagctgtggGAAGGCAGCGAAGCCGCTGGGCTGTAAAGGCTTATGGTAAGGAGTGGGGGTGACAAGAGCAGAGAGGCGTGCCTGGTAGAGTAAGTCAAGAGAACAGCGTGTGTTTGGTATGCTAACAGGCACCATAAAGGATTAGGATCTGACGGAGGGAACGGTGGAGGTCGTTACCATAAATGAACTAACTGGAAGGCACCTTGCAGGACCAGGCTTCCTCTTAGGTGTTTTCTGGGTTACTGTGCACTGCAACTTTCCATTTACCAGCAAGAGTCCACTGCCCTCCTACTTCCCCTTTAGCCACCGCCCACCCATGCACCGCCCCACCCGGAAGCTCACCCTCCTGCCGGTCCTCTGAACCATCGCCTTGG contains:
- the Abhd11 gene encoding protein ABHD11, which translates into the protein MLRWARAWGVPRGTLGASSPRCSAVSVAFSSGQGNADPRPLPLSYTLLDGETTLPAIVFLHGLFGSKTNFNSIAKAMVQRTGRRVLTVDARNHGSSPHSTDASYEAMSQDLQGLLPQLGLMPCVLIGHSMGGKTAMLLALQKPDVVERLVVVDISPVGTTPGSYLGDFITAMKAVDIPEKVPHSQARKLVDKQLSSVVKDPSVRQFLLTNLVEVDGRFSWRVNLDILAQHLDKILTFPQQLGSYPGPTLFLCGGNSKYVQPSHHSEIRRLFPQAQIQTVSNAGHWVHSDKPQDFMDAVNSFLA